Within the Vanessa cardui chromosome 6, ilVanCard2.1, whole genome shotgun sequence genome, the region TGTGATAGAATAAACTTCAAATCTTCGCGTGGGTGATTAGGCTTTTATCCAGCTTTGGTCAATTTACAGACTATTACATACAGAACATTTAGtctattctatataaaataaggcAATTAGATCAAGGCAGACGCGATTAGGCGTAATAACGCGTAGGTTTAGCAATGGACGGTAGGAATTTGCAAACCAAATGTTTAGTTCATCGATTCCATAATCAAAGCTGATCAAGACCgaactatgtacatatattaaataaaacggaTATCTTATTTACTATTTCAAGTATTCGAAATATTGCCTTTGCTATCGTTTTAGAAAAATAACTTATACTCTagtaatatttcaaaagattATCCAGTTtcgtgaaaattaaaatttttcagtttacctttttttgtaattacaaaTAGCCCAAAGGTAATTTGATCATGACTAGGTTAAATAGAAAAAAgctttgtaaaatgtaaactaattattatttattttttactttgaaaCAATAATCAAAAAATCTAATCTCAATAGAAACGAATAGTAAGGAAAGTCATCCGATTCgaatacaaatgttttattctTGTATCGTGTTGTAAATGAATACTCGTACCTACTCGTCAGTGTCATCGCTCACGCGACGCGCCGAATTCTTGGTGAATTCGTCCGTCTAACTTCGCCCATTAAACTTATTATCTATGTTGTAATGATGATTGAAATTTAAAGTCGTTGAACCTCGTTATAACTTTAATGGCCAGAATATTGCGTCTTGTGTTTttgtcttgtttttttttatttatttagacaaaaaaaattgttatttatcagATGTTCTGTACCGGAAATCTAGCGAAATCATATCGACTATAAcgttgcaattttatttatttccatctATTCTGTAGCCGTATTACCCATTTGAGTCATTCATTATCATTCAGTTATGTCCTAACATTTACTTATAAggtaataaatacttacaaagGTATAAAATCGGAAAtactatttctttatattattaatttattctatattactattttatcttcatttgaaataaaatcagtTCGATGAACCTTGAACGATGCATGGAGTCGCGTGCATCATCCTAATATCCTGACTCTAATGCCACATGCAACCCTGGTACCAGCTTTTCAAGGACACACATAAAATTCAGAATCACCCGAGTCTCACGCTATCAATGCAATTTACGATAAAATCCAACTGCGAATCAAAACCGACTGAATTACGTATTAAAAAACGAATCACCGAAGAAACAATAaccaatcatttttatatttataaaactattttattttcatgaataATGATGTTCCTAAATTATATACTACGCCAAAGATGACCATGCAATtaagtaacaatttatttatatcaataaatcaaGCCACTCCCAAATATTGAAGTTCCCAGcttatgtaatatttacttCATTAAGGTATCACGTCATCGTCAATATTGAACGATACCCGTCCGCTATACTACCAGTTACGGAGCTAGTTTTTATTGCGAGAAATGCAAAACGGTTCATGGAATACCTTCCAATCTTCCGAGTCCTTGACCGTTAGCGGTCAAGACTCATGATTGTATTCACCTTGCGTTTCtccgaattttatattttaattattttactcgcGTTGTTTATCacagtataaataatttgattttttgtggttattatatacaaaaaccccGTTATGGTTATGGAGGTGACATCATATTGGCCCGACGGTCATTCGCTTCGGAATGAACTGCGcagaagatattatattatagtatttacgACAATGCGTGTACGCAAAGATAGGTTCGGAAATCTCTTATACTCATTATCAAATCAAGTAGGCACAGAACAAAAACAGCTGTGTTATGTATGCAGATATAGTATCACAGTCACAAGAGTATAACACTGATTTATATCTTCGAAATGCTCTCTATACCTATAGATGTGATATCCCATGAATAAAGTTATCTTAAAATTcacttcatttatatattacttataatttatattgtgcatatacctatcaatatatattactattatgttGTAATGACTACATAGATTTAAAGAAGGTCATTGTGCAAAGCTAGGTTAAATTGTTATTCAcagaaaaaacaaattttgtaaatcgtaattaaaatataaaagttaatgttAAATTGTGCAAagcttaattatatttcttttttatgcaGGAACCAAGAAGATGGAGTACAAGACGAAGCAGTGGCACGAGAAATGTTTCTGCTGTGTTGTGTGCAAGAACCCGATCGGCACCAAGAGCTTCATCCCACGAGAGCAGGAAATCTACTGCGCCGGCTGCTACGAGGACAAGTTTGCTACTCGTTGCGTCAAGTGTAACAAGGTATAACTAAATTAGATTACCCTAAAACGGTCCTCAGTACGCTGATTTATCaaccatataattttaatactaatcGCGTAGGATTATTTGATCTTCTTCTGATTTTGAACTACATGGGCTACACTacacttttttacttaatttttaaaatacaaatattagattaaattaatagaTTCTCAAATAAAACTCAGGTCGAATAAATGATGGTTCTAACCATAACCTTAAAAATCATTCGAAATTttgaaagcaaaataaaaaaatatatattgcgaAGTTATTTTTTCTATACTTCTATATCAACTTAATCTCACATTAAACACAATTTCAGATCATAACGCAAGGTGGTGTAACATACAAACACGAGCCGTGGCATCGCGAGTGCTTCACTTGCACGAACTGCAACACGTCGCTCGCCGGAGAGCGCTTCACGTCTCGCGATGAGAAACCCTACTGCGCTGAATGCTTCGGAGAGCTGTTTGCCAAGCGCTGCACTTCATGCACCAAGCCTATCACtggtaagaaatataactattggaaaataataatgttttgattctttagtttataaaatgaacgataataatatctttattatacttCTGAACTTCTTTAACAAAAATGCTAAtcgataatatatttactttaattatttctcatttaaaatcCCTCAATCTTAAACAGCATCCTTTGCTCCTATACTATTTTTTGGGTCGACAAAGTTATTAATGTATGTACTAcaagaaaaaatactttatttgctGATTTAGATTCACGCCACCATCCTTGTTGTCTATGCGCTAAGTGTGTAATTCGATCAACACAATACTTTCTCTTAGCCGGCTTCTGAAAACTGAAACTTACTGACACAACGTTATTTACACCTTAAACTGTCAATTTGCAGGTATCGGCGGCACTCGCTTCATCTCGTTCGAAGACCGTCACTGGCACAACGGCTGCTTCATCTGCGCGCAGTGCAAGACCTCACTGGTCGGCAAGGGATTCATCACCGACGGACAGGACATCATCTGTCCGGAGTGCGCGAAGCAGAAGCTCATGTAAATACACAGCTTGCTCTAACGCCTCCATCCTCTCACTAATGACTATTCGGACATAAATCACAACCAGACGTTTCCTAAGGATTAACGGCCATTGCCATGACAGCTTCGCTTTGAGAGCCTCGTGACTAAACAGTTTTTGGTCTTGTGCAGCGACAAGACAATCCTACCGATAGTCGCAAacgcgagagactggtgcgcgtTCAGAACGCAGGGAATGCCCAGCGACCAACTTTTCGACCTTGCCGACGAAACCAATTTTCGTAAGGTCAATCTATAGTCACTCGTTACTTCAAGTTGTTgacgatattttttatacaaaaacgagaaaatcacaaaaaaataatatatatatgtaaatgcacaaataaaatacctaatttCGCTTTTTTTACTCGATTATTACTTAaggtgtttatatattttgttttaattattgttactaataACAGCCGTTTCGGGAAccagtatgtatatttataagtagcagtatattatgtaattgtgCTAATTGCCATATAATTTCGCTTTGGCTGTTGTATTAGTCCCTTAGGTATGacttatatttgtcaatttaccTAGTGCAATTCACACGATGCCTTAATAACATATCTAagtcaatttcaaaaatattttattttaatcattattatatatgccAAGACAACGTCAACTTAAAACGCCTGGTGTTGCCAGGTGTTTATaagtcgttttttttaaaatgattgttaATATCAAATAAGTGCTTGTCATTGTTTAAACTGCGTAACATAGTATattaagtgtaataaataaaattacctacagagtaatgtatgtctatattatttaagtatttatttatgagtacGCACTTATGAGAGGGATCGCCGAACATTTATGTAATGATGTCGATCGCACTGAGATTCGACACGTGTAGTGTTGCCATACTCCATCGGGCGATAGCTTCCTAACACTAAATTATTAAGTGACGTTATGTCGTCtagtttttactaataaaataaaaaataaaatatttttgttctctAATGGGAACCACTCGTTACAATAATGTAATTGAAtgttatatctatttttaaatgataataaactatttttttagacGTAGACTTGTATTTTAAGAGGATAACATCTGTGTTTTGAGATCGCATTAGCGGAACGACCACGAAATGTCAGGGGAACACTTTGTAAGGGTAATCGTTAAgggataaattattaaaatgttgataaaattattattaatttatgattaatatacacCTTGAAATTGCTTAGTTGTGTGATCTGatctaataataattcttgTATCTATCCATAGATTGTATAAACTATGAAACTGAATTAAATGATCGAAATAACTTGattgtttcttatttatttttacccaCTTCAGTCTATTATATCATCATTAAGATGGGCcacattttattttgaagcTGCGTCGTTGTCTGTTTACTAGATTTATACTACGACCTCAATAgacttaatgtataaaaattgttgACCTTAACCATAAacgcaatgaaattaaaaagggCAACACATCTgatttatttggtattgttcACGCGCTATGAGTCATGAGAATTAGATGGAACTctgtcaaaatatatatcaacaGTAACAGATAAAATTAGACTTGTAGAGCATGATGTATGTATGAGATTTCAGCAATCATGTCTAAATAGCTGTTTGTGTATATACATCAGCAAGAGTCCCCTCATACccttttaaatgaattttactaattcttatttaataatcttaacGCTGGAAGAATTTAACAgtagaaataacaataaatctttaaaataaaacagtagcTAAGTAAATTTTAGAGAGTCATAAATTCGAATTGACTGACGTTACCGCTATCAGGATCAGGTTTTAATCGTGGGCGAATTATTAAAGGAAATCAGTTATCGGTGTTAATTAATGTATTCGTCTCAGAGCTTCAAAGTtcgttaatttttgtttcacaATTTCATTCGtgatatatcaaattaatttgttaatatttgattGAATTTGTCTGAagcatattatgtaaaaaattgaaaactatACGATGAAAAAGTATTTGCTAGTGTTTctcgttaatattaaataaataaaaaatgctttgTTGAAAATTATGCCAgagtttcattattaaaaaaaaggaagacTAATTTCTGAGatttcatattgtttttttttatgtgtaataGATACttgaatcatttaatttattgtatgcaAACCAaagacatattttaaataagcttattttattgtttttacatCTTAACAGAGATTTCTGATACAAAGTAAAGTCCTTAAACTATGCTTTAACACAATCTTATGTACAGATTAATAAATCTGTATAAGagaaataatactaataagCTTTACACATTTACATATAGCCATAcacttttacattaattatttatattttaggcaAATGGACATTGAATAGAGACTAAatcacaatacaaataaaataaattataagcatctttaattaacaatttaagaAACAATGTTGCTTAACGCAGTCAATCGTAAATTCACAAAACTCTATCAGAGCATGTTAAACAAAAGAAGGTTGATTTGTCAATAGTTACTCAAAGTCGTCCTCATATCAGTCAGTGCCAAAATATTTCTGACCAAAGTGGTTTGGAGCCACCGGGTGTAATTCTGAGGTAAGTATTTTCATCTTCGGTACATAATCAACGACGGCCTGTGCTGCTGCAGGAGTACAAAAGAGATTGGAGAGTATAATACGTTCTTCTTTGACACCATGCTGTGTGAGAACATTTACTGCCTGCAAATACACAAGTGCTACATTAATGTACTGTGtacataatatcaataaattatattcacttataaaataaaacaatttcccaaaagtatattaagttagtttgtatattaataaacaaatatgtatattaagttagtTTAACATAGCTTCcgagttttaaaaaatatatgcgaAATCTTATTATACAATTCACAtcaattgtatttgtaataaataaatttgtaatagatATAAGTCAAGATATACATACCTGTTTGACAGTGTTACCAGTTGACATAATGGGGTACATCAAAAGTACCTGTCTTCGAGCAATATCTTCAGGGAATTTTGCATACACAACATGTGCTTCATGAGTGTCATTGTCACTCTCTACCAGAATTTTACCTATGCGTATGGATCGGCAACAATCTCGCAAGCCcttaaacataaaatagttGTGAATTTAGTAGTGTGTGTTAGAAAttcagttaataattatatatattgattgattgattatggAAAATTGATGAAAAAATGATTGTTTGGAATTTGTtcatatttagaattattttagaagttaaaaacaaaaatagttctTAAATGTATAATCTATCACGATGAAGGTTTTAATGTAagttcagtaatttttttttttttaatttgctatgGTATTAATGTGACATTAGTACATACCTGCTCCATGGCCTCTCCCGATCTAACAATAGAAACTCCACAATTTCCAGATCCATATTTTAAACCCTTATATAAAGCTCCTGTTGGGGTAATAACTTCACAATCTGTGAATGGTAGCTTATTCAAACTCTCTTCAATAACAAGTCTAATCAGGCGATCTGCGTAGAACTTGAAATCACTTCGAGATGTGTTCCTATTGATGTTTATAAATGGTTttacttgaatataaaataacttagaattcttaaaataacattaaaagatAAAGAATCAGATAAGTCATATtgctgattaaaaaaaaaacatttatatatttataacaagacAATtgcttaacataaaataaaaaacttaaacagcactattattctattataaacACGACCACACAACGTTCTAAAgctatttaagtattataaccTTACTTGTCACGAAGTATCGTTTGTAGTTCCTTTATGTTATCATTCGAAGGTAACAACATCAGGTTGTCACCAAACTGCTCCTTTACATCATTGGCATCCCACTGGCGAATATCATTATCAATTAATTCCATTTCTTGTGCGTATTGAATagcaatgtatataaaattaacgatAAACAAAAAGGCTTTTACAGCAATGTTTCTGTCAATGTCATGAACTTACTACTGACAGATGACAATTCATCTGTCACTTGTCAATACACTCTGATCACGCAACAGCTGATAGAAATATAAAGAAAGACATACATTATCAAGATCAGCTTGTGCTTCACTTGGACTTGACCTTCActttgtttgattttatatgaTAGAAAcctgttttacaaataaagatCTGTGGTTACCTTTTAATGTCTAATCTTTATTGCgggattttattaatttaaataaatagtctttTTTATTCACTACAGAACTCTTGACGTCATAAATAGTCAATTAtactcataattaaatataactacattACGTAATaactttatcatttatattttcaagtgtttatattttaagtaggatttatttcattttgttacaAGAACAAACACGCATTTAGTGTTTTATACATTTCTTAAGAGATTGCAACAATGTAATCTTGATTTGGCATTTTGCCATATTATGTTTGAATCACTTATATACCTCGATAGTTTCTCTTCtcatattaaactattttaaactgAAGTTGTGAAATCGTGACACAAATATCTAAGCCTATCGaagttatattttgtttaaatatgttattcgtTTTAATGTCAATATGTAGAAAAATTGCAAAGTTCTTGATAAATATGcaacatacaaatttatttaaatgggtTTGTTTGAAAAGATATATAAGTTAAACTCCCCActcattgtttattttaccgctaaacagcacAGAACATTTATTGATGTGTTCTTGCTTGAAGAACCCTCTTAGTTCCCATGCTTAGCGGCGAATTGGCGATTCTaggaattaatattttcttagcaTCAATGTTTAGCCAATTGCAACTCCATCTAACTATTATAGGtagtaaaatgaaacaaaatatagttAAAGAATGCTTTATTTGCccagaaatacaaattaattattgcaaGAATAATTCcactttttgtttaaattacattatctcTGATTGTATGTACATACACATACGTCAGATCCACTTTGATTGTAATCACAAAACATTTtcgcaaaaatatattttaaaatatcttcttGAAATATGGAACCGTTATCGCTAATTCGTTTTAGCTAGGCTGATTTATACTTTCCTTGTTACAAgaaaattactaataatataaataaatgctaaGTGTTGATTTGAAAAATTTGTGTTTCATACTTCTGAGTtgtatttcgaaataaaaaccATATGTCAGATTtaaggaaacaaaatattttataacccgttattattattttttatttttttgttattatattatattcagaaAGAAAAATCAGCaccaataaatatacttatttataagcGCTAGGCGAGgtgagttaaaaataataaacttaaaagaaaaacctttaagaaaaaagacatttgtaatgaaaacaaatgcttatcataattatacagataataggtattacaaattttattaaggaCCAATATTTACACGCCCAACatttttctgaaaataataGTAAGACCTATTAAATCACGGTGTTGCCTTtaacgattttaaattataaatataatatgaaatccCACTTCTAAAATACCCAATGCGAATATGTTATTTCCCTCATGaaaataatgacataaattCGAATGATAGTTACATAGGTACCTAGTGAAAAAGGAATTTAATCCGGAAACAGTATAAAGTCTGTAAAGggcatttatcaaaataaaaaaatcaactgacTACCAATACTATTCTtacattttctattatttagtCGAATTGACCTTGACCTAGAATCTATACTAATTCTGCACACCTTCGTAGCAAAATGTTATGTTACAAGCGGACAAATACTTCTAACATCCTAAAATGTTTTAAGAAGGTAACGTTGTTTTTCTATTTTCGTATTTAGTATATTAACAATTCTTCTGTTGTTTCCGTAATCTTACGTTCCACAAATATGGCCTCATTTGAACCTGTTTCTTTGAACTATTTAATTCATCAAATAACTATAGTTACATTTAACAGTTTTGTACATTATACGAGTCATTTGATAAATGacaaaattttctataaaatatccGCACTAATGCCGATAATTTGAATGAATTGCGAAATAGTATACGGCTTGGCGACAGACCTATGAATCTATTTAGAATTGTCACAGacaattttaattagatttatcAAAACGAGAGTATTCATTTGTCTGTGGTCATAACATTCCCGCCAATTTGACCTTATGTCAAAAACGCTTTAAAATTCTTTTGTATCCGTGATTATTCTACTTTAAGATAAAGTATTAACTACCGAGGTTATTTTCACACGGATAAGGGGGCTTATTAGGTAAATAACCTAAACTTTGTACATTATAATTGGGCACATTACATCGAGCGATACATTGTCACGAGCCATGTATAGGAATTATTTAGCTTACctataacttttattacttcCCGTTAACCATTCTATTTACAATATGCCAgcttacaaaaatgttatttactaGTCAAGCggttgatttaatatatataaaaaaaaaacaagctgtACTGTAACCgtcaatataacattaatatcgCTTAATCCTCTAGCTGAAATTATATCTATAGATTACACTTTGTGCACTTGTCTGACAAGCGTTACCAAagtattaaaactaaaacgtCGAGACCAATCACCAATGTAAccgatttgataaataatttataaaatctaatattCAACGCTTCAGCGGGCGGTGAGAGGTCCTGAGCCACGGCCGTCGGCCATACCGAGCTGAAAACCCACGATTCTTATCTGTACAGGTCGTAAGACTAccctttacaaataaattacattaaaaatcactattttttaagtaataaatacgaTAACAACAAAGGAGTTACACGCCCTTACTTCGGTTGCTACGACACAGTTTACATGgaactataaaaattatataattcaaactatttatttttttatcaattcataATGTAAAAAGCTTTTTAGCGGcattttaatctaatttaacTAATGAagtattattcttattaaaaatctattatattgaGTGTGATGtcgtgtaatatttttaaatattaatttttaacaacatTTTAACCTAAACTACATTTTACTATGTAACAATTCAACTACATAgaaaaagaattaattatattgatgagatattagtaaattaacacttcataaaatatttatataagatttacgGTTCCTGTATTATCTGTGCTCGTAGAACTGAAGCAAGGGCTCGAAGCGCCAAAGGGCGAGTCGTCACCAAGCATAAGAGGTCTAAGCCAATCTCACACCAGCGGAAACAACTTAGCATGGAATGTAACACGTGACGACTCGCCTTAAGCTCACGGCACCGATTTTAAACAATTTCTgatcgttctaaatttaaaaaaacttgtgCTGAAAATAACAGATTAtcaatcattttgtttattaattaaactgtaACTAAACACCCAACTTTTTTGTTAAGAGACAATTGCACATCGTAAAGACGCTACTCCATATAACATACAAACTATGAATCCAGCTTTTGGATAAATCTTGCGCAAGAAACAATACAAACAAACCAATAAACGATTCGTAAGTCTTTTGCACACGTTTTCTGTCCAACATAGTTCataatatgaaaacaataatgaCGATTGAAAATAACGTTCAAGTAAATAGAAATCGTATACAAACTAATCAGCGACATAATATCTTCTGCAACATACGATTATTATAC harbors:
- the LOC124530259 gene encoding four and a half LIM domains protein 2 isoform X7, with the protein product MADVDVQVQYTTTERKTRKVKKSTKRRESKDGEVTVTEIDQTNTTTTNDDGGEYTKAMNKDWHSGHFCCWQCDESLTGQRYVLRDEHPYCIKCYESVFANGCEECNKIIGIDSKDLSYKDKHWHEACFLCAKCRVSLVDKQFGSKLDKIYCGNCYDAQFASRCDGCGEVFRAGTKKMEYKTKQWHEKCFCCVVCKNPIGTKSFIPREQEIYCAGCYEDKFATRCVKCNKIITQGGVTYKHEPWHRECFTCTNCNTSLAGERFTSRDEKPYCAECFGELFAKRCTSCTKPITGIGGTRFISFEDRHWHNGCFICAQCKTSLVGKGFITDGQDIICPECAKQKLM
- the LOC124530259 gene encoding four and a half LIM domains protein 2 isoform X9 translates to MSADVLSDDFKSRLHLTTKTVGQERIRRARENNEDVAILSMFLPNATAERENKKFCCAMKDHCLLGDPRKTIAGTKKMEYKTKQWHEKCFCCVVCKNPIGTKSFIPREQEIYCAGCYEDKFATRCVKCNKIITQGGVTYKHEPWHRECFTCTNCNTSLAGERFTSRDEKPYCAECFGELFAKRCTSCTKPITGIGGTRFISFEDRHWHNGCFICAQCKTSLVGKGFITDGQDIICPECAKQKLM
- the LOC124530259 gene encoding four and a half LIM domains protein 2 isoform X8, with amino-acid sequence MNKDWHSGHFCCWQCDESLTGQRYVLRDEHPYCIKCYESVFANGCEECNKIIGIDSKDLSYKDKHWHEACFLCAKCRVSLVDKQFGSKLDKIYCGNCYDAQFASRCDGCGEVFRAGTKKMEYKTKQWHEKCFCCVVCKNPIGTKSFIPREQEIYCAGCYEDKFATRCVKCNKIITQGGVTYKHEPWHRECFTCTNCNTSLAGERFTSRDEKPYCAECFGELFAKRCTSCTKPITGIGGTRFISFEDRHWHNGCFICAQCKTSLVGKGFITDGQDIICPECAKQKLM
- the LOC124530281 gene encoding uracil phosphoribosyltransferase homolog; translation: MELIDNDIRQWDANDVKEQFGDNLMLLPSNDNIKELQTILRDKNTSRSDFKFYADRLIRLVIEESLNKLPFTDCEVITPTGALYKGLKYGSGNCGVSIVRSGEAMEQGLRDCCRSIRIGKILVESDNDTHEAHVVYAKFPEDIARRQVLLMYPIMSTGNTVKQAVNVLTQHGVKEERIILSNLFCTPAAAQAVVDYVPKMKILTSELHPVAPNHFGQKYFGTD